A single Schistocerca piceifrons isolate TAMUIC-IGC-003096 chromosome 6, iqSchPice1.1, whole genome shotgun sequence DNA region contains:
- the LOC124802422 gene encoding inositol oxygenase-like: MATAVPLPQPLLDPSELLRPEPLYAGKPVSQFRDYTIDENDPVKERVRKLYLAMHTHQTVDFVKSRHEKWRKFDKFRAPVLEALDTLNKLVDESDPDVDVPNIVHAYQTAERIREDFPDCEWLQLTGLIHDLGKFMAFYDEPQWAVVGDTFPVGCAWADSIVYRDTSFVDNPDGKDPRYNTKYGMYKPHCGLNNVLMSWGHDEYLYHALRHNGSKLPEIAHRIIRFHSFYPWYTNGEYMHLCNEEDMETLKWVKVFNKYDLYTKSDETPDIDALKPYYQSLVDKYLPGTLSW; the protein is encoded by the exons ATGGCCACCGCAGTGCCCCTG CCGCAGCCTCTGCTCGACCCTTCGGAATTGCTCAGGCCGGAGCCCCTATACGCAGGGAAGCCGGTCTCGCAGTTCCGCGACTACACCATCGACGAGAATGACCCAGTCAAGGAGCGAGTGCGCAAGCTCTACCTCGCCATGCACACGCACCAGACCGTGGACTTCGTCAAGA GTCGGCACGAGAAGTGGCGCAAGTTCGACAAGTTCCGTGCTCCCGTGCTGGAAGCCCTCGACACGCTGAACAAGCTGGTGGACGAGAGTGACCCGGACGTCGACGTGCCCAACATCGTGCACGCCTACCAGACGGCCGAACGCATCCGCGAGGACTTCCCGGACTGCGAGTGGCTGCAGCTCACCGGACTCATACACGACCTGGGCAAG TTCATGGCGTTCTATGATGAGCCTCAGTGGGCAGTCGTAGGCGATACTTTCCCAGTGGGCTGCGCCTGGGCCGACTCCATCGTCTACAGGGACACCAGCTTCGTCGACAACCCGGACGGCAAGGACCCACGTTACAA CACCAAGTACGGCATGTACAAACCACACTGTGGACTGAACAACGTGCTGATGTCGTGGGGCCATGACGAGTACCTTTACCATGCTCTCAGGCATAACGGCTCCAAGCTGCCAGAAATAGCGCACAGAATCATACGCTTCCACTCCTTCTACCCGTGGTACACCAACGGGGAATACATGCACCTCTGCAACGAGGAGGATATGGAAACCCTCAAGTGGGTTAAGGTGTTCAA CAAGTACGATCTGTACACGAAGAGCGACGAGACGCCAGACATAGACGCGCTCAAGCCGTACTATCAGAGCCTCGTAGACAAGTACCTGCCTGGAACGCTCAGCTGGTAG